The Drosophila nasuta strain 15112-1781.00 chromosome 2L, ASM2355853v1, whole genome shotgun sequence genome window below encodes:
- the LOC132798994 gene encoding dual 3',5'-cyclic-AMP and -GMP phosphodiesterase 11 isoform X3, producing the protein MGQAASMCRFRGCRYKNKNKNSKHQQQQQQQQQQQQQQQTPTHSLQATETTATTGLHLRSIEEPASTPLQLAARMPAEQGGTGYGMSEHSLLIATRTSVPLPLSQQQQSPAHYQYNNSSSNINGNSSNNINGGSNHTATTGGGYVATTAAAYQQHSQQQQQQQQQQQSPHLLYHHQLQQQQQQHLQHQYQGYSHQYHQAASPQHSRPYDPEHARMEAWMDENQEFVQDYFIRKATRQTVDAWLVSHATTAGNDVISSNSPTHPNGQTCSSRGGSGATTPVRKISAHEFERGGLLKPIVNTIDGTPTFLSIGPQLDNSSGSCSNLQNVGGVVAGQYQYQPQHHHHYHHNHPHYQHSHYQAGGAVGSSTASGSNSSNANNAHNATHNNAAHMSYTYPYHCHQRPQRLSRNELKQLDEKELIFELVKDICNELEVRTLCHKILQNVSILLNADRGSLFLVQGRCNGADGLKKCLVSKLFDVCPRSTVEEMEQQEEVRVAWGTGIAGHVAESGEPVNIPDAYQDERFNCEIDSLTGYRTKALLCMPIKDSGGDVIGVAQVINKMNGECFSEIDEKVFASYLQFCGIGLRNAQLFEKSQLEIKRNQVLLDLARMIFEEQSTIEHMVFRILTHMQSLIQCQRVQILLVHEADKGSFSRVFDFEANDLSEDEANSRTSPYESRFPINIGITGHVATTGETVNVPNAYEDDRFDASVDENSSFKHRSILCMAIKNSLGQIIGVIQLINKFNELDFTKNDENFVEAFAIFCGMGIHNTHMYEKAIVAMAKQSVTLEVLSYHASATMDEAHRLRRLRVPSAVHFHLHDFKFDDIHFEDDDTLKACLRMFLDLDFVERFHIDYEVLCRWLLSVKKNYRNVTYHNWRHAFNVAQMMFAILTTTQWWKIFGEIECLALIIGCLCHDLDHRGTNNSFQIKASSPLAQLYSTSTMEHHHFDQCLMILNSPGNQILANLSSDDYCRVIRVLEDAILSTDLAVYFKKRGPFLESVQEPLNYWATEEPRALLRAMSMTVCDLSAITKPWEIEKRVADLVSSEFFEQGDMEKQELNITPIDIMNREKEDELPMMQVNFIDSICLPIYEAFAVLSDKLEPLVDGVRDNRGHWIDMADDVKTKTSQDQQPKAQQIVIANGDSKQATSDDSMDNVVDAADGAESEAAAEADACQPANQ; encoded by the exons GCCTGCATTTGCGTAGCATCGAGGAGCCAGCGTCAACGCCGCTGCAGCTAGCGGCTAGAATGCCTGCGGAGCAGGGGGGCACAGGGTACGGTATGAGCGAGCATAGCTTGCTGATTGCCACACGCACCAGTGTCCCCCTGCCGCTatcccagcaacagcaatcaccCGCCCACTATCagtacaacaacagcagcagcaacatcaatggcaacagcagcaacaacattaacgGTGGCAGCAAtcacacagcaacaactggaGGTGGTTATGTTGCCACCACAGCTGCTGCCTATCAGCAACattcacagcaacaacaacagcagcagcagcagcaacagtcgccGCATTTGTTGTACCACCatcagttgcagcagcaacagcagcagcatctgcaACATCAATATCAGGGTTATTCCCATCAATATCATCAGGCAGCATCGCCGCAACACAGTCGACCCTATGATCCAGAGCATGCGCGCATGGAAGCGTGGATGGATGAGAATCAGGAGTTTGTACAGGACTATTTCATAAG AAAGGCAACGCGTCAAACTGTGGATGCTTGGCTGGTGTCGCATGCCACAACCGCTGGCAACGATGTCATCAGCAGCAATTCGCCCACACATCCCAATGGCCAGACATGCAGCTCACGCGGCGGCTCCGGTGCCACAACTCCAGTGCG CAAAATCTCAGCACATGAATTCGAGCGTGGCGGACTCTTGAAGCCCATTGTGAACACGATCGATGGCACACCAACATTCTTGAGTATTGGTCCGCAGCTGGACAATTCGAGTGGCAGTTGCAGCAATCTGCAGAATGTTGGCGGCGTCGTTGCTGGCCAATATCAGTATCAGccgcagcatcatcatcactaTCATCACAATCATCCGCATTATCAGCACAGTCACTATCAGGCTGGCGGCGCTGTTGGCAGCAGCACTGCGAGTGGCTCGAACAGCAGCAATGCGAACAACGCACACAATGCAACGCACAACAATGCGGCACACATGTCGTATACGTATCCCTATCACTGTCATCAGCGGCCACAGCGTTTGTCCCGCAACGAGCTGAAGCAACTCGACGAAAAGGAGCTGATCTTTGAGCTG GTAAAGGACATTTGCAATGAGCTGGAGGTGCGCACATTGTGTCACAAGATCTTGCAGAATGTCTCGATACTGTTGAATGCGGATCGCGGTTCATTGTTTTTGGTGCAAGGACGCTGCAATGGCGCCGATGGACTTAAAAA ATGCCTCGTGTCGAAGCTGTTCGATGTTTGCCCACGCAGCACCGTCGAGGAAATGGAACAGCAGGAGGAAGTGCGCGTTGCATGGGGCACCGGGATTGCCGGACATGTGGCAGAGAGCGGCGAGCCCGTCAACATACCGGACGCTTACCAG GATGAGCGGTTCAATTGTGAAATTGATTCGTTGACCGGATATCGAACCAAAGCGCTGCTCTGCATGCCCATCAAGGATTCGGGCGGGGATGTGATTGGCGTGGCGCAGGTCATCAATAAAATGAATGGCGAATGCTTCTCGGAAATCGATGAAAAG GTATTTGCCTCGTATCTGCAGTTCTGCGGCATCGGATTACGCAACGCACAGCTGTTTGAGAAATCCCAGCTGGAGATTAAACGCAATCAGGTGCTGCTCGACCTGGCTCGCATGATATTCGAGGAGCAGAGCACCATCGAGCACATGGTCTTCCGCATTCTCACCCACATGCAGAGCCTCATCCAGTGTCAGCGTGTCCAAATCCTCCTCGTCCACGAGGCGGACAAGGGCAGCTTTTCGCGTGTCTTTGACTTCGAGGCCAACGATCTCAGCGAGGATGAGGCCAATTCCCGCACCAGCCCCTATGAATCGCGTTTCCCCATCAACATTGGCATCACCGGACATGTCGCCACCACCGGGGAGACAGTGAATGTGCCCAATGCCTACGAAGATGATCGCTTCGATGCAAGTGTCGATGAGAACTCCAGCTTCAAGCATCGCTCCATTCTCTGCATGGCCATCAAGAATTCGCTGGGTCAGATCATTGGTGTTATACAGCTGATTAACAAGTTCAACGAACTG GACTTTACCAAAAACGATGAGAACTTTGTGGAGGCATTCGCCATCTTTTGCGGCATGGGAATCCACAACACGCACATGTACGAAAAGGCAATTGTGGCGATGGCCAAGCAGAGCGTCACCCTGGAGGTGCTCAGCTATCATGCATCCGCCACCATGGATGAGGCTCATCGGTTGCGC CGTTTGCGAGTTCCCTCAGCTGTACATTTTCACCTGCACGACTTTAAGTTCGATGACATTCACTTTGAAGATGATGATACGCTGAAG GCCTGTTTGCGCATGTTCTTGGATCTCGATTTCGTGGAACGTTTTCATATTGATTACGAGGTGCTTTGCCGTTGGCTGCTGAGCGTCAAGAAGAACTATCGCAATGTTACCTATCACAACTGGCGTCATGCCTTCAATGTGGCCCAAATGATGTTCGCCATACTAACT ACCACACAATGGTGGAAGATCTTTGGTGAAATTGAATGTTTGGCTCTAATCATTGGCTGTTTGTGCCATGATCTCGATCATCGGGGGACCAACAACTCCTTCCAGATTAA AGCATCCTCGCCGTTGGCGCAACTGTATTCCACATCCACCATGGAGCATCATCACTTTGATCAGTGCTTGATGATCCTCAATAGTCCCGGCAATCAAATATTGGCCAATCTGTCCTCAGATGACTATTGTCGCGTCATACGTGTGCTTGAGGATGCCATACTATCAACGGATCTCGCTGTTTACTTTAA AAAACGTGGTCCGTTCTTGGAGAGCGTGCAGGAGCCGCTGAACTATTGGGCGACCGAGGAGCCGCGCGCCTTGTTGCGTGCGATGAGCATGACTGTCTGTGATTTGTCGGCCATAACAAAGCCGTGGGAGATTGAGAAGCGCGTGGCCGATTTGGTTAGCTCCGAGTTCTTTGAGCAGGGCGACATGGAGAAACAGGAGCTAAACATTACCCCAATT GATATAATGAATCGTGAGAAGGAGGATGAGCTGCCTATGATGCAGGTCAATTTCATAGATTCCATTTGCCTGCCCATCTATGAG GCATTTGCCGTGCTCTCGGATAAACTGGAACCGCTCGTGGATGGTGTGCGGGATAATCGTGGTCATTGGATTGATATGGCCGACGatgtaaaaaccaaaactagTCAGGATCAGCAGCCCAAGGCGCAGCAAATTGTGATAGCGAATGGTGACAGCAAACAGGCGACAAGTGATGATAGTATGGACAATGTGGTTGATGCGGCTGATGGAGCTGAGTCCGAGGCTGCAGCAGAAGCTGATGCATGC CAACCAGCCAACcagtga